Within Gemmatimonadota bacterium, the genomic segment CGCTCGATGCGGAAACCCGCCTGCTCCACTCGTGCGCGCAGCTCCGGCCGCCGGTAGCGCCGCTTGTGATGAACGAGTTCATCGTGCTCGCTCCAGAGCGCGGGGTGTCCTGAAGTCAGCAGCAGCAGTCGCCCGCCGGGGCGTAGCACGCGGAACAGCTCCCGAAGCATCCGGGCGTCGTCGTCCACGTGCTCCAGCACCCCGAGCGCCGTCACCAGTCCGTACGATCCATCTCGATAGGGCAGTTCGAGCGCACTCGCCTGGACCAGGCGCTCGATCCCCCGCGTCCGGCTGAACCTCAGAGCTTCGCCCGCCAGGTCGCAGCCATCCGCCTGGAACTCGGCCTGCAGCTCTTCCAGCCAGCGGCCGGTACCGCAGCCGACGTCCAGCACACGGCCGGGCGGCTCGGCAACTTGCCGCAGAAGCTGCCACTGCAGCGCGCGCATGGCGCGGAACCACCAGTGCCGCTCCTCGAGGGCAAAAAACTGCGGGTAGAGGTCGGCCTCCATGGCTCAAAGCGAACGATTGTGCCCGCGCCGGGCAAGAAACAGGTAATGCGGATAAGGGTGTCCGGGGTGCACGGGGTGATGCGAGAGCACGTTCAAGCCGCTCGCCCGGAATGCCTCGAGGTACGTTTCCGGCGGCT encodes:
- a CDS encoding class I SAM-dependent methyltransferase — protein: MEADLYPQFFALEERHWWFRAMRALQWQLLRQVAEPPGRVLDVGCGTGRWLEELQAEFQADGCDLAGEALRFSRTRGIERLVQASALELPYRDGSYGLVTALGVLEHVDDDARMLRELFRVLRPGGRLLLLTSGHPALWSEHDELVHHKRRYRRPELRARVEQAGFRIERLTHANLALLPAAVGLRSVRFLLPRRSRAGSGSPDLFQPPWPLNQALYAILRLEAALLRAVDLPAGLGILALARRPGGARAGSADHNSSLPG